Genomic DNA from Selenomonas sp. oral taxon 126:
GCTTCGCGACCTTCGTCTTATTCGGCTCGCCCGATGCCTTCTCAATGCCCGCCGCCTTCTTCAGCAGAACTGCTGCCGGAGGGGTCTTCGTGATAAAGGTAAAGGAACGATCCTCAAAGACCGTGATCTCAACCGGGATAATCAGCCCCGCCTGCTTCGCCGTACGCTCGTTGAAGTCCTTGACGAACGCCATGATGTTCACGCCCGCCTGCCCAAGCGCAGGACCTACCGGAGGAGCCGGTGTCGCCTTGCCCGCAGGAACCTGCAGCTTTACGACACGCGCAACCTTCTTTGCCATCGACACATCACCTCCTTTCGGTGCATGTATTTCGGAAATACGGACAGCGCCGCATTCCTTCAAATCAAATCAGTTCGACCTGATCGATTTCCACATCGAGGGGTGTCCCCTCTACGTCGACCTGCACGCGCAACCCCGACGAGTCGATTGATGTGATCTTGCCCGCATAGTCCTCGAACGCGCCCGAGGCGATGCGTACGGTATCCCCGACGCTCACCTTCGTGCGGCGCTTCGGTGTACCGCCAACCGAACCCGAGAGGATGCGCTCCGCCTCCTCCGCCGTCAGCGGGATCGGATGCTTCTCCGAGCCGACAAAGCCCGTGACGCCCGTCGTATTGCGGACGACGTACCACGAGTGTTCATCGACGATCATGTCGACGAGCACATAGCCCGGGAACACCTTGCGCGGGACGACCTTTTCCTTGCCGTCCTTCATCTCAATCTCGTTCTCCACGGGGACAACGACATTGAAGATCATCTCGCTCATGCTCGCTGAGTGCATGAGGCGCTCGAGGTTCGCCTTGACCTTGTTCTCATAGCCCGAATAGGTGTGGATGACATACCATGCCCGGTGCGGGTTTGCCTGTCTGAGATAGAGTTCTTCCTTATCCGCCATGTCCCTCTCCCGGTCTAGTAATGCAGTATGACCTGAAACACACGTGCAAAAATCGTGTCACAGATCCAGATCAGCGCGCAGACGACAACGATGGCGATGCCGACGACACCCGTATAGGTGACGAGCTCCTTCTTCGTGGACCACGAGACCTTTTTCATCTCTGCGACGACTTCCCGCAGGAATTTGACTATTTTTCCCATGACAGAGGACGCTTACTTCGTCTCTTTGTGCGGCGTGTGCTTGCGGCAGAACTTGCAGTACTTGCTGAACTNNNNNNNNNNNNNNNNNNNNNNNNNNNNNNNNNNNNNNNNNNNNNNNNNNNNNNNNNNNNNNNNNNNNNNNNNNNNNNNNNNNNNNNNNNNNNNNNNNNNNNNNNNNNNNNNNNNNNNNNNNNNNNNNNNNNNNNNNNNNNNNNNNNNNNNNNNNNNNNNNNNNNNNNNNNNNNNNNNNNNNNNNNNNNNNNNNNNNNNNNNNNNNNNNNNNNNNNNNNNNNNNNNNNNNNNNNNNNNNNNNNNNNNNNNNNNNNNNNNNNNNNNNNNNNNNNNNNNNNNNNNNNNNNNNNNNNNNNNNNNNNNNNNNNNNNNNNNNNNNNNNNNNNNNNNNNNNNNNNNNNNNNNNNNNNNNNNNNNNNNNNNNNNNNNNNNNNNNNNNNNNNNNNNNNNNNNNNNNNNNNNNNNNNNNNNNNNNNNNNNNNNNNNNNNNNNNNNNNNNNNNNNNNNNNNNNNNNNNNNNNNNNNNNNNNNNNNNNNNNNNNNNNNNNNNNNNNNNNNNNNNNNNNNNNNNNNNNNNNNNNNNNNNNNNNNNNNNNNNNNNNNNNNNNNNNNNNNNNNNNNNNNNNNNNNNNNNNNNNNNNNNNNNNNNNNNNNNNNNNNNNNNNNNNNNNNNNNNNNNNNNNNNNNNNNNNNNNNNNNNNNNNNNNNNNNNNNNNNNNNNNNNNNNNNNNNNNNNNNNNNNNNNNNNNNNNNNNNNNNNNNNNNNNNNNNNNNNNNNNNNNNNNNNNNNNNNNNNNNNNNNNNNNNNNNNNNNNNNNNNNNNNNNNNNNNNNNNNNNNNNNNNNNNNNNNNNNNNNNNNNNNNNNNNNNNNNNNNNNNNNNNNNNNNNNNNNNNNNNNNNNNNNNNNNNNNNNNNNNNNNNNNNNNNNNNNNNNNNNNNNNNNNNNNNNNNNNNNNNNNNNNNNNNNNNNNNNNNNNNNNNNNNNNNNNNNNNNNNNNNNNNNNNNNNNNNNNNNNNNNNNNNNNNNNNNNNNNNNNNNNNNNNNNNNNNNNNNNNNNNNNNNNNNNNNNNNNNNNNNNNNNNNNNNNNNNNNNNNNNNNNNNNNNNNNNNNNNNNNNNNNNNNNNNNNNNNNNNNNNNNNNNNNNNNNNNNNNNNNNNNNNNNNNNNNNNNNNNNNNNNNNNNNNNNNNNNNNNNNNNNNNNNNNNNNNNNNNNNNNNNNNNNNNNNNNNNNNNNNNNNNNNNNNNNNNNNNNNNNNNNNNNNNNNNNNNNNNNNNNNNNNNNNNNNNNNNNNNNNNNNNNNNNNNNNNNNNNNNNNNNNNNNNNNNNNNNNNNNNNNNNNNNNNNNNNNNNNNNNNNNNNNNNNNNNNNNNNNNNNNNNNNNNNNNNNNNNNNNNNNNNNNNNNNNNNNNNNNNNNNNNNNNNNNNNNNNNNNNNNNNNNNNNNNNNNNNNNNNNNNNNNNNNNNNNNNNNNNNNNNNNNNNNNNNNNNNNNNNNNNNNNNNNNNNNNNNNNNNNNNNNNNNNNNNNNNNNNNNNNNNNNNNNNNNNNNNNNNNNNNNNNNNNNNNNNNNNNNNNNNNNNNNNNNNNNNNNNNNNNNNNNNNNNNNNNNNNNNNNNNNNNNNNNNNNNNNNNNNNNNNNNNNNNNNNNNNNNNNNNNNNNNNNNNNNNNNNNNNNNNNNNNNNNNNNNNNNNNNNNNNNNNNNNNNNNNNNNNNNNNNNNNNNNNNNNNNNNNNNNNNNNNNNNNNNNNNNNNNNNNNNNNNNNNNNNNNNNNNNNNNNNNNNNNNNNNNNNNNNNNNNNNNNNNNNNNNNNNNNNNNNNNNNNNNNNNNNNNNNNNNNNNNNNNNNNNNNNNNNNNNNNNNNNNNNNNNNNNNNNNNNNNNNNNNNNNNNNNNNNNNNNNNNNNNNNNNNNNNNNNNNNNNNNNNNNNNNNNNNNNNNNNNNNNNNNNNNNNNNNNNNNNNNNNNNNNNNNNNNNNNNNNNNNNNNNNNNNNNNNNNNNNNNNNNNNNNNNNNNNNNNNNNNNNNNNNNNNNNNNNNNNNNNNNNNNNNNNNNNNNNNNNNNNNNNNNNNNNNNNNNNNNNNNNNNNNNNNNNNNNNNNNNNNNNNNNNNNNNNNNNNNNNNNNNNNNNNNNNNNNNNNNNNNNNNNNNNNNNNNNNNNNNNNNNNNNNNNNNNNNNNNNNNNNNNNNNNNNNNNNNNNNNNNNNNNNNNNNNNNNNNNNNNNNNNNNNNNNNNNNNNNNNNNNNNNNNNNNNNNNNNNNNNNNNNNNNNNNNNNNNNNNNNNNNNNNNNNNNNNNNNNNNNNNNNNNCCGTCGATGAGATCCGTGACCAGCTGACGCAGATTCGCACGGGCGTCGAGCAGATTACGAATGAGTTCCAACAGATGGACGACTCCTTCCGTGCCAATGTCGAGGCCGTGGGGCAGGCATCCGGCGAATCGAGCAAGCTCACCGCAGTCTTTGATGCCATCAACAAAACAATCGACGATCTCGCGCCGCTTGCCCAGCGTCAATCTGCGGCATTCGAGGAGATGAACGCCACCCTCCAGTCCACCACCAATGATGTGGTACGAATGACGGACGGCTCAAAGACCTGCAACCGAGATATGTATGATTCGATCCGTAAAATCAATACGGTGCGCATGAACATCGGTGCATTAAAACTCGGCTTTGGTCCGAAAGAAATGATCGAATTTGCAAAGACCGACCACATGATCTGGGGAATGCGGATGCACCAAATGATGTGGGGCAATATCGAGCTCAACGCAGCCGATGTCGAGAACCATACAGTATGCCGCCTCGGAAAATGGTACTTCGGCGAAGGCAAGGAATCGTACGGTCGTATGCCGGAATTCGAGACCCTCGGTATCTGCCATGAGAAGTTCCACAAGCTCTGTGCCGCAACAATCCGTGCATATCATGACAAGCGTATGCAGGAGGTAGAGCGGAACCTGCCCGAGGTCGACCGTCTGTCCGACGAGGTTCTCTCCTGTCTCGACAAAATCAAGAGCAGGATATAAGGAAGCACTGATCAGCGGTGCTGAATCCATCAAAAAAGACTGCGTACGGAGCCGCATCTCCGTACGCAGTCTTTTTTATGTGCAATCATGCGGCAGCTGTGCTGCAATCAGCCGTCGTGTGAAGGGATGTACTGCCTCCCTCAGTGCCGTTGACGGCAGTTCTTCGACAATTTCACCATGCTCCATGACAAGAACGCGTGTGGTCATCTTCTGCACAACCGCAAGGTCATGCGTGACAAAAAGCCCCGTAAACCCATACTCAGAATGCAGTTCGCGGATAAAATCCAGAAGAGCTGCCTGTGTAACAACATCCAATGCGCTGGTCGGTTCATCAAAGAGCAACAGATTGGGACGAACAAAGAGTGCTCGGATCATCACTGCACGCTGAAGCTGACCCCCGCTGAGCTGATGCGGCAGACGCTCTGCCGTATCGGACGGCAGGTGTGCGCGCTCCAGCATCATATGCAGGGTACTGCGCTCCTCCCCGTCGGTGACAAGGCCGAAACGGCGCAGCGGCTCGAGCAGAAACTGCCCGACCGTCATACGCGGGCTGAATGCCTCGAGCGGATTTTGAAATATCAGTTGGAGATGTCGGTAGACATCGCGCGGCCATCCTCTCTGCACCGCTGTCAACGTCTGTCCCAAAAAGGAAATACATCCGTCAGACGGCGTTTCAAGTCCCGCAATCATCTGCAGGAGCGTGGACTTCCCGCAGCCGCTTGCACCGACGATTCCGGTGATTTCTCCCGCATATAGGTCAAAGGACACCCCCCTGACCGCTTCGACGAGGCGCGTTCCCTCACGATAGGTTTTCTTTAGATCCTGAACGCGAAGAACATTTTCTTTCATACGCCCCCCGATCCTCACGTCAAATACGGAACAGCATCCAGCAAGACCCTCGTATAGGGATGCGACGGCCGGTGCAGGACATCCTCTGCCCTGCCATGTTCAACAAATCTGCCGCTCTGCATGATGTAGATCGTATCCGCTACATAGGCTGCTGCGTCCATATTATGCGTCACAAAGACGATGGAGCAGCCCTGCTCCCCCGCCATACGCTTGAGCCGATCGAGCAGACTGCGGCTCGCAATGACATCGAGTGCGCTTGTCGGCTCATCGACCAAGAGGAATTTCGGCGCGAGCGAGAGCGTCATTGCCGTGGCAGCGCGCTGGCGCATACCGCCGCTGAGCTGGAACGGATACGCCTCCATGATCTTTTCGGGATCCTCCAGACCCTCACGACGCAGAGCAGCAATCGCGGTCTCCCGCCAGTCGCGCCCCGCACCGTGCGCCTTCAGATAGTCGGAGAACTGTGCACCGATGCGGCGTATGGGATTCAGATAGGCACCGGGATCCTGAAAAAGAACTGCGATGTCCCGCCCCATCAGGTCACTGCGCACATATGCGGCAGCATCGAGCAGCTCCGTCCCGCAAAAGGAGATCGCGCCGCCGTCGATGATGCCGCCGTCCGGCAGAACGCCGATGACGGCGCGCAGGAGGGTTGATTTCCCGCAGCCGCTCTCACCGACGACCGCTGCAATCTCACCGCGCCCGACCTCCATCGTCACATCACGCAGCACACAATGTGCATGAATGCGCAGTGTCAGGCGCACAATCGAGAGCAGGGAGCCTGATCTGTCCGCCGCCTTACTTCCCGCCAATCGTCAGATCCTTCGTGATGAGGTAGTAGTCGATCGGGTGCATATAGACGCCCGACACCTTGCTCGTCGCGACAACCTGGTTCGCCACGCTGAACAGGAAGAGGCTCGGCGTATCCTGCAGCACGAGGTTCTCAATCTGACCGGCGAGTGCAAGGCGTTCCTTGGCATCCGCAGAGTCGCCCATTCGCTTCAGGAGGCTGTCAACCTCGGGGTTGCTGTAGTGACCGACGTTCTCCTCACTGGTCGAGCGGAGTGTCTGATCCAGATACCAGAACGGATCATTTGTGCCGAGCGTGATCCAGTTGCTCTCCGTCAGGTCAAAGTCTCGCTTCGTCTTTGCCTCCTCGGAGTTCTGGATGCGGCGGATCGTCGCCTTGATGCCCACCTGCTTGAGCTGGTTCTGCAGAGCCTCATAAATCTCGGACTTGCTGCCCCACGCATTGATCGTCAGCTCGAGTTCCTTGCCGTCCTTCGTCACATAGCCATCTGCATTCTTCGCGGTATAACCTGCGGCGGCAAGCTCCTCCGCGGCCTTTGCGAGAT
This window encodes:
- the rplK gene encoding 50S ribosomal protein L11 yields the protein MAKKVARVVKLQVPAGKATPAPPVGPALGQAGVNIMAFVKDFNERTAKQAGLIIPVEITVFEDRSFTFITKTPPAAVLLKKAAGIEKASGEPNKTKVAKLPRSKAREIAESKMPDLNAASIEAATSMIEGTARSMGIEIVD
- the nusG gene encoding transcription termination/antitermination protein NusG; this encodes MADKEELYLRQANPHRAWYVIHTYSGYENKVKANLERLMHSASMSEMIFNVVVPVENEIEMKDGKEKVVPRKVFPGYVLVDMIVDEHSWYVVRNTTGVTGFVGSEKHPIPLTAEEAERILSGSVGGTPKRRTKVSVGDTVRIASGAFEDYAGKITSIDSSGLRVQVDVEGTPLDVEIDQVELI
- the secE gene encoding preprotein translocase subunit SecE, which gives rise to MGKIVKFLREVVAEMKKVSWSTKKELVTYTGVVGIAIVVVCALIWICDTIFARVFQVILHY
- a CDS encoding CZB domain-containing protein; amino-acid sequence: VDEIRDQLTQIRTGVEQITNEFQQMDDSFRANVEAVGQASGESSKLTAVFDAINKTIDDLAPLAQRQSAAFEEMNATLQSTTNDVVRMTDGSKTCNRDMYDSIRKINTVRMNIGALKLGFGPKEMIEFAKTDHMIWGMRMHQMMWGNIELNAADVENHTVCRLGKWYFGEGKESYGRMPEFETLGICHEKFHKLCAATIRAYHDKRMQEVERNLPEVDRLSDEVLSCLDKIKSRI
- a CDS encoding ABC transporter ATP-binding protein; translated protein: MKENVLRVQDLKKTYREGTRLVEAVRGVSFDLYAGEITGIVGASGCGKSTLLQMIAGLETPSDGCISFLGQTLTAVQRGWPRDVYRHLQLIFQNPLEAFSPRMTVGQFLLEPLRRFGLVTDGEERSTLHMMLERAHLPSDTAERLPHQLSGGQLQRAVMIRALFVRPNLLLFDEPTSALDVVTQAALLDFIRELHSEYGFTGLFVTHDLAVVQKMTTRVLVMEHGEIVEELPSTALREAVHPFTRRLIAAQLPHDCT
- a CDS encoding ABC transporter ATP-binding protein, translating into MAGSKAADRSGSLLSIVRLTLRIHAHCVLRDVTMEVGRGEIAAVVGESGCGKSTLLRAVIGVLPDGGIIDGGAISFCGTELLDAAAYVRSDLMGRDIAVLFQDPGAYLNPIRRIGAQFSDYLKAHGAGRDWRETAIAALRREGLEDPEKIMEAYPFQLSGGMRQRAATAMTLSLAPKFLLVDEPTSALDVIASRSLLDRLKRMAGEQGCSIVFVTHNMDAAAYVADTIYIMQSGRFVEHGRAEDVLHRPSHPYTRVLLDAVPYLT